A window of Spirochaetae bacterium HGW-Spirochaetae-1 genomic DNA:
ATACAGTTCAAGCTTTGTCTATGTGGACAGCCTGGTGGACGGCATCATACGTGCAGGCGTATCGCCCGTGGCCGCCGGGAAAACCTATCATTTCCGTGACGACTGGGAAGTGAACTGGAAACGGTATATCGAGGACCTGGGCCGTTATATAGGGAAGAAACCGAAGGGCAGCATCCCCTTCGGGCTGGCCTGGACAGTTGGGTGGATTATGGAAAAGTTTTTTAACCTGATTCACGCCCGGTCTCCCGTGACCAGGCTTTCCGTGGGAGTCATGGGAAGGGATAATGACGTTGATACATCACAGGCAAAAAAGGATCTGGGATGGAAAACCGTCGTATCATATGAAGAGGCTATGAAAAGGACCGGTGAATGGATCCTTGAAAACTACAGGATTCCCCGGTAGCTGTCGGCATAACAAGTAAAAATGATAAAAGGAGAACGTCATGAGATTTTCCATACTTCTTTTTATTCTGTCCCGGATTTTGAAAAGGGCCGCGAAAAAGAAACAGGCCTACCGCAACTATGTGGGCAATATTCATAAGGTCAGGATCATGATAAAGACCGGCAAGGGAAAGCAGGGAAGGCTCTTTATCTTCGATCGCGGGACTGTATCATCACTGAGGGGGGCAGGGCATCCCTATGATGCTGCCATTGTCTGGTCCGATGCGGGAACAGCCTTCAGGGTCATGTCTTCCATGAGCGATGAGGCCGTTTTTCTGGCCGCAGCAGCGGGTAAGATGAAACTGGATGGAATGGCATTTTTTGCCCAGTGGTTCAATGATGGAGTAAAACTGGCAATGCAGTAAAGACCACGCTAATCGACAGTTGTTATGAAAATATTACGGAGGAAAATATGACGATCATAAACGGCGGACACCTTGTGGGGAAATATCTCAAGGAAGTGGAGAAAACCGAAATTGTTTTCGGTATCTCGGGAGGGCACATCGAGTCTATGCTTGACGGTTTCACCGAATACGGCATACGCACCATTGATGTGCGTCATGAACAGGCAGCGGCAATGATGGCCCATGCCTGGTCGGTATATACGGGCAGACCGGGAGTGTGCTTTGTAACGGCCGGGCCCGGTTTTACCAATGCAATTACGGGTATTGCCAATGCTTTTCTCGACAATGCTCCTCTCGTGGTTCTGTGCGGAAGGCATCCACTGCGTGATGATCTGAAAGGCGCCCTGCAGGAGATTAACCAGATCGATATGGTGAGGCCCGTGGTAAAATGGGTAGCCACCTGTTATGACATCAGGAGAATTCCCGAATATCTTTCCATAGCCTTCAGACAGGCCGTAGAGGGAAGGCCGGGCCCGGTATTTCTTGAACTGCCTCCCGATATTCTGAATATAAAAATTGAAGAATCAGAGGCTCCCATGCCTGCACGGCCTGCCCGGAAATATACCGTTCATCCCGATGATGCGGAGCTAAGGTCGGCTGCACGAATCATCAATGAGGCAAAAAAACCCCTGTTTATCGGCGGTACCGGCGTGGGATTCAGTTCCTGCTCGAAGTGCCTTGGGGAATTTATTGGAAAGTCGGGCATTCCTTTTCAACTCCTCAATTACGGCAGGGGAGAGCTCCCTGATAATCATCCCCTTTCCCTTTCAGACATCGGCAGTATCGGCCTCATGACTTCCATACAGCAGGCCGATGTTATCATCGCCGCGGGACTGCGGTTCAACTGGATACTCCAGTCCGGGGCCATAATACCGGCGGGAACAAAGGTGATACGCATTGATATCGATCCCCACGAGATCGACCGGAACCGTGTTGCCGATGTGGGACTCGTGGGTGATGCCGCTTCGGTCCTGGCCCAGCTGACACCTCTTGTCGAAAAAGGTGATCATATATCGTGGGTAACCGCTTTGAAGTCGGCAGGCAGGTCTCTTCTCGATTATGAATTGAGGATGCGTGAAACCGTGTCATCGCCCATTCATCCAATCCGCCTTGCGGCGCAGATATTCAAATACCTGGGAGATGACGCGCTCTACCTTTCCGACGGTGGAGATACGGTCTACTTCGGGCTCACGGGATTTTCTTCGCGCCACCGGGCCGGCGTCATCGGCACTGCCTCGGGGCTCCTGGGATGCCTGGGGACCGGGATTCCCTTTGCCATGGCGGCTAAGCTTGCCCGACCCGATATGAAGGTGCTTCTCTTGAACGGCGACGGCTCTTTCGGGTTTAACGGTATGGAATTCGACACCATGGTCCGCCATAATATTCCCATTGTATGCGTTATTAACAACGATTGCGCCTGGGGAATGATCAAGCACAGCCAGGAACTCTCAATAGGGAAAGACAGGCTTCAGTGTTCAGAACTGGGCATGAGACATTATGAGAAAATGGTTGAAGGGCTCGGTGGTTACGGAGAGCTGGTGGAGAGGGATGAGGATATAATTCCCGCCCTGGAAAGGGCCTTCGCTTCGGGAAAGCCGGCATGTATAAATGTCGTCACTGACCCTACGGTCACGAGCCCGGCGACGCCGCTTTTTTACCAGTCGTTGAAGATGTAAGGAGCGTACAGGAATGAAAGACTGCATGGAGGAAATTGTATGAAGGCACTTGTTTTCAAGGCAGAACCGGCCAGGTACGCCGTGCTGCAGGCCCTCAGGCCCGTAAGCAGGAGGTTCTGCTACAGCGGCCCTTTTGCATCCATCGGGCTTGGCGATATTCCCGATCCCGGTCTTCCTTCGCCGGAATGGGTAAAAATAAAGACCGTTCTGTGCGGTTTCTGCGGCAGTGATCTAAACCTGATATTGATGAAGGATTCGCCCACGGCAATGCCTTTTACCTCCTTTCCCTGCGTTCCCGGCCACGAGATATGCGGCCGTATCGTGGAAACCGGCGGTAGTGCCGGGACCTGGAAGAAGGGTCAGATGGTGGTCGTATCTCCCCAGTTGAACTGTGAGACAAGGGGGATATGTCCACCCTGTCAGAGCTGTCAAAAGGGTAAGACGTCCAATTGTGAGAATTACGCCGAGGGAAGCCTGGCCCCCGGCCTCTTCACGGGGATATGCAGGGATATTAACGGCGGATTCGCACCGTACCTGGTCGCTCACCGGAGCCAGCTCTTTGCCGTGCCGGAAGGTGTTTTACCCGAAGAGGCTGTTCTCACGGAGCCCCTGGCCGTGGCTCTCCAGGCCGTTCTGGACAACATACCGGAGAAGGACGACAAGGTGCTGGTCATCGGCGGGGGAGTAATCGGCGCTCTCATAGTGCGGGTAATGCGCGGTATGGGGCTCCCTTGTCATGTTACCGTTGCCGATCCTTCATCGTTGGCAGCGGAATATGCCCGGATGAGCGGGGCCGATGATGTCGTTTCAGGGAATATCATCGATGCAGCAGTGGAAATAACGGGGGGACGGGCCTACAAACCTCTCCTGGGAGAACGCGTCATTATGGGAGGTTTTCACCGTATTTTTGACACGGTGGGATCTAAGGAAACCCTGTCCCGCTCCATGCGCGTCCTGGCTGCGGGCGGGACACTGTCGGTTCTTGGCATCGGTAATGATGTACGACTGGATATGACGCCCCTGTGGTTAAAGCTTCAGACGCTGAAGGGATGCTACGCCTATGGATGGAATACATGGAAGGGAATCTCGCGTCCCGTTTTTGGGATCGCCCTTGACATGATCGCCGAGAAAAAAGTTCTTGTGGGAGATATGCTGACTCATACTTTTTCCCTGGAAAAGTACAAAGAAATGATGGAAGTTAATCTCGCGAAGTCAAAGCACCGGGCCATGAAGACGGCCGTACGGTTTGAATAAACTATCCGTATCGGCCGTCAATGACCCGATGTCGTACTGTGCCGCATTACCCGGCAATAACACGGAGGAGCTCCCGTGCCGCTTCTTCGGGCCCGTTCATTTCAAAACCGGCAATGCCCAGGCGTGTCCTCATCTGTCCCACGAAGAGATTGTTTTTAAAGAAACTCTCAAAATATTTAGTAGCGATATTCTCGTGGATGTCCCGGTACTGGGGCGGTCCGAAAACGTTGGCAAAGTAGGAGTGTACCAGTCCTGTTGTGGTAGTGGTTCCCTTGCTCATAACAGTCCCTTCGCGGAAGACTGAGCAGGCCGTTTCTGCGCTGCTGAAACGTTCAACATGGGGATGATTTTCATCAATTTCCTCATAGTTATTCGCGTAGAGCACATAGTCGATCGGGAATCCGCGGATGACCGTTTCATATCCTGCAACGGGAAGTACTATCCTGGCATTGACCATGCCGGCGCTCATGATGATGGATCGGTCGATCTGTCCGAAGGCATATCCCGGCTTGAGATCATCAATACGGAGAAATGCGCCGATCTCCGTACCATAACCGATGATGTTCCCCCTGCTGTCTATCTCAAGTGAGCCCATATCATCGGCAATTATTATAATATCGCTGATGGTGTCGGAACCGATACTGCGGAGGGCCTCCAGGGTCTCGGATTTTCCGGCACCCGTGTCGCCCATGAGGAGGATAGTTGCATCGTTACCGGTTTTAAAATGCATTTTTACCAGGGCGCCGTGAAAGGGCATGATGCCCCGTTTCATGACAGCGGCATTGTGAAGTGTCAGGACCATTTTTTTCAGATATCCAAAATAGCCGAATTCATCTCGGTTGGGACAGGCGCCGATGAGGATGTTGTTTTCATTATCATCAAAAAATAGCGTGGGATACTCGGATAGCCCGTCCAGTTCATCACCGGGGACGCCGAAGAGAAAGACCGCATCGGGTTTTTCCATCAAGTCACTGTCATCGGCAAGTTCAAAGAGGTTGCACAGGGTAAAACCCAGTTCAAAGAATTTTTCATGGAAAAAAGCATGAATGAGGAGTTTGCCTACTTTGGCCGGATAACAGAGCCATTCATCGGGATTGATGTTTATCACCGAAAGGGGATTTACATCGATTTTCATGAATTCACCGGTCCTCTTGTTCATGGTAGGCTCCAGGATGAGCGGCGGGTTCATGAGTATCTGCCGTATGACGTGCACTGAACGGAGTTTGCCGTAAAGATCACCGGGTAAGGGGATGTGTTTCGGCAGCGATATGGCTGCGAATTCCGCACCGGCCTCGACCTGCCGGTAGACCCGCGGATGGGCCCCGGTTATATTTTCCTCGATGTCGCGATATGTTTTGCGTACGATTTCGGCAAGCTCGCATACCGTATCGTTGAATGTGCGATAGGGCCGCTTGTCCAGGTTGTCTCCCTCGGAGTCGGCAATAACGTAGCGTTCATATCCCCGCCAGTAGTTATAGATGTATTCCACAAAATTTCCCAGGAGCGGGATGTCACTGAAAAAATGAGAGGCTTCGGGCAACAGGCGTGCAACCTCGCTACTGGTGTTCCTCGTTAGCTGGGAAAGAACTCTCAACAGCAGGGCGATATCCGTTTCGGCGGGAGATGTATTGCCGAATATATTGAGCAGGATCGATTTTTTTTCCTTTAATTCACTGACGGCGCGATGGAGGAGCTCATTGAAA
This region includes:
- a CDS encoding thiamine pyrophosphate-binding protein, with product MTIINGGHLVGKYLKEVEKTEIVFGISGGHIESMLDGFTEYGIRTIDVRHEQAAAMMAHAWSVYTGRPGVCFVTAGPGFTNAITGIANAFLDNAPLVVLCGRHPLRDDLKGALQEINQIDMVRPVVKWVATCYDIRRIPEYLSIAFRQAVEGRPGPVFLELPPDILNIKIEESEAPMPARPARKYTVHPDDAELRSAARIINEAKKPLFIGGTGVGFSSCSKCLGEFIGKSGIPFQLLNYGRGELPDNHPLSLSDIGSIGLMTSIQQADVIIAAGLRFNWILQSGAIIPAGTKVIRIDIDPHEIDRNRVADVGLVGDAASVLAQLTPLVEKGDHISWVTALKSAGRSLLDYELRMRETVSSPIHPIRLAAQIFKYLGDDALYLSDGGDTVYFGLTGFSSRHRAGVIGTASGLLGCLGTGIPFAMAAKLARPDMKVLLLNGDGSFGFNGMEFDTMVRHNIPIVCVINNDCAWGMIKHSQELSIGKDRLQCSELGMRHYEKMVEGLGGYGELVERDEDIIPALERAFASGKPACINVVTDPTVTSPATPLFYQSLKM
- a CDS encoding alcohol dehydrogenase codes for the protein MKALVFKAEPARYAVLQALRPVSRRFCYSGPFASIGLGDIPDPGLPSPEWVKIKTVLCGFCGSDLNLILMKDSPTAMPFTSFPCVPGHEICGRIVETGGSAGTWKKGQMVVVSPQLNCETRGICPPCQSCQKGKTSNCENYAEGSLAPGLFTGICRDINGGFAPYLVAHRSQLFAVPEGVLPEEAVLTEPLAVALQAVLDNIPEKDDKVLVIGGGVIGALIVRVMRGMGLPCHVTVADPSSLAAEYARMSGADDVVSGNIIDAAVEITGGRAYKPLLGERVIMGGFHRIFDTVGSKETLSRSMRVLAAGGTLSVLGIGNDVRLDMTPLWLKLQTLKGCYAYGWNTWKGISRPVFGIALDMIAEKKVLVGDMLTHTFSLEKYKEMMEVNLAKSKHRAMKTAVRFE
- a CDS encoding phosphoenolpyruvate carboxykinase, which codes for MLSNYKIIRNKIIMKTRGRLCETPEDILESRLFNELLHRAVSELKEKKSILLNIFGNTSPAETDIALLLRVLSQLTRNTSSEVARLLPEASHFFSDIPLLGNFVEYIYNYWRGYERYVIADSEGDNLDKRPYRTFNDTVCELAEIVRKTYRDIEENITGAHPRVYRQVEAGAEFAAISLPKHIPLPGDLYGKLRSVHVIRQILMNPPLILEPTMNKRTGEFMKIDVNPLSVININPDEWLCYPAKVGKLLIHAFFHEKFFELGFTLCNLFELADDSDLMEKPDAVFLFGVPGDELDGLSEYPTLFFDDNENNILIGACPNRDEFGYFGYLKKMVLTLHNAAVMKRGIMPFHGALVKMHFKTGNDATILLMGDTGAGKSETLEALRSIGSDTISDIIIIADDMGSLEIDSRGNIIGYGTEIGAFLRIDDLKPGYAFGQIDRSIIMSAGMVNARIVLPVAGYETVIRGFPIDYVLYANNYEEIDENHPHVERFSSAETACSVFREGTVMSKGTTTTTGLVHSYFANVFGPPQYRDIHENIATKYFESFFKNNLFVGQMRTRLGIAGFEMNGPEEAARELLRVIAG